One part of the Candidatus Binatia bacterium genome encodes these proteins:
- a CDS encoding Gfo/Idh/MocA family oxidoreductase, which translates to MQSVRIGVIGAGIIGGTHSVVLQQIARALGDKVQLVAIADPLAERRAFFASTYGYPQTFADGFDLLAKTDINTVFVCTPTRYHAELVHAAAARGLHIFCEKPLAMSCGEAAGMVAAVEGAGVHSQIGLVLRFSAVYTVMRAMLRDPQSGRPLAVVFRDDQVFPIRGVHDSAWRADRRLTAGGTLIEHGVHDLDLLTWFFGPVERLRAWERNFAGHPGVEDYMAVELLFAGGLRAQLVNLWHNMIQRPSNRRLEIFCEGAFIASDHDMIGEIIRQCGDGAEEVVAADDVMGRFVAMQQNVPEVLREWYGASYLVQDLAFVRALLDDRVPSPDMRVGLAAQRLAAAVYHAAQTGEEVDMPHFQAEGGSTVCLD; encoded by the coding sequence ATGCAGTCGGTCCGCATCGGTGTCATCGGCGCCGGGATCATCGGCGGAACGCATTCCGTCGTGCTCCAGCAGATCGCGCGGGCTCTAGGCGACAAGGTGCAGCTGGTCGCCATTGCCGACCCGCTGGCCGAGCGGCGCGCCTTTTTTGCATCGACCTACGGCTACCCGCAGACCTTCGCCGACGGGTTCGATCTGCTCGCCAAGACCGATATCAATACGGTCTTCGTCTGTACGCCGACGCGCTATCACGCCGAGCTGGTACATGCCGCGGCCGCGCGTGGGCTGCATATCTTCTGCGAGAAGCCGCTGGCCATGAGTTGCGGCGAGGCAGCCGGCATGGTCGCCGCCGTCGAAGGCGCGGGCGTGCATTCGCAGATAGGGTTGGTGCTGCGTTTCTCCGCCGTCTACACGGTGATGCGGGCCATGCTGCGGGATCCTCAGTCGGGACGGCCGCTGGCGGTGGTCTTCCGTGACGATCAAGTGTTCCCGATCCGCGGCGTGCACGACAGCGCCTGGCGCGCCGACCGAAGGCTGACGGCCGGTGGCACGTTGATCGAGCACGGGGTGCACGACCTCGATCTGCTCACCTGGTTCTTCGGGCCCGTCGAACGGTTGCGGGCCTGGGAGCGCAACTTCGCCGGCCATCCGGGCGTGGAAGACTACATGGCCGTGGAGCTGCTGTTCGCCGGCGGCCTGCGTGCACAGCTCGTCAACCTCTGGCACAACATGATACAGCGCCCGTCGAATCGGCGGCTGGAGATCTTCTGTGAGGGTGCCTTCATTGCCAGCGACCACGACATGATCGGTGAGATCATCCGGCAGTGCGGCGATGGTGCCGAAGAAGTGGTGGCTGCAGATGACGTGATGGGGCGCTTCGTAGCCATGCAGCAGAATGTTCCCGAGGTGCTGCGCGAATGGTATGGCGCATCGTATCTGGTACAGGACCTGGCATTCGTGCGCGCGCTCTTGGACGATCGCGTGCCGTCGCCCGACATGCGTGTCGGCCTGGCGGCGCAGCGCCTGGCGGCGGCCGT
- a CDS encoding acyl-CoA dehydrogenase family protein, protein DSAAITSTAVRDGDYWVLNGTKIFVTSGLMAAEKSDGFVVVWATVDRSAGRAGIKAFVVERGTPGMTVTGVEHKLGIRASDTAAIVFEDCRVPLDNLLGSPEVKQGTEGFKGVMATFDATRPAVAASAIGIGRAALEFVREALDKGGVKIRYGISPRKLTAMERDFMDMEANLQAARLLTWRASWMMDEGMRNSLEASMAKAKAGLAVTQVTQKAVELLGPLGYSRKYLLEKWMRDAKINDIFEGTQQINMMIIARRILGYSSKELS, encoded by the coding sequence CCGACTCCGCCGCCATCACCTCGACCGCGGTGCGCGACGGCGATTATTGGGTGCTGAACGGCACCAAGATTTTCGTCACCAGCGGTCTCATGGCGGCCGAAAAATCCGACGGCTTCGTGGTCGTGTGGGCGACGGTGGACAGATCCGCCGGGCGCGCCGGCATCAAGGCTTTCGTGGTGGAGAGGGGCACACCGGGCATGACCGTGACCGGTGTCGAACACAAGCTCGGCATCCGCGCCTCCGACACCGCCGCCATCGTATTCGAGGACTGCCGGGTGCCGCTCGACAACCTCCTTGGCAGCCCCGAGGTGAAACAGGGCACCGAAGGCTTCAAGGGCGTCATGGCCACCTTCGATGCCACCCGTCCGGCCGTGGCGGCCAGCGCCATCGGCATCGGCCGTGCCGCCCTGGAGTTCGTGCGTGAAGCCTTGGACAAGGGCGGCGTGAAGATTCGCTATGGTATCTCACCGAGGAAGCTCACCGCGATGGAGCGCGATTTCATGGATATGGAGGCGAATCTGCAGGCGGCCCGGCTGCTCACCTGGCGCGCGAGTTGGATGATGGATGAGGGCATGCGCAACAGCCTCGAAGCGTCGATGGCGAAGGCGAAGGCGGGGCTCGCCGTCACCCAGGTCACCCAGAAGGCGGTCGAGTTGCTCGGACCGCTAGGCTACTCGCGCAAGTACCTGCTCGAAAAGTGGATGCGCGATGCCAAGATCAACGACATCTTCGAGGGCACACAGCAGATCAACATGATGATCATTGCCCGCCGCATCCTCGGGTATTCGAGCAAAGAGCTGAGCTGA